A single Cnuibacter physcomitrellae DNA region contains:
- a CDS encoding alpha/beta hydrolase, with protein MSERRRRAVTRWTLLSATVGLAFVVLVRATPWPSALLIRSVFEKGGAETVAEMTPYVPATGVESLGVFSYADADAVHGGAAADTTLSAFSSTDQDGPLPAVVWIHGGAWISGERGNVEPYLKILASHGYTTIGLDYTVGPEATYPTAVTQLDTALGYIVDHAEELRVDPQRIVLAGDSAGAQLASQLAALVTNPEYADLLGLQPSLRPEQLAGVILNCGVYDLRRMADLTGIVAWGFKSALWAYTGTKDWSSTYAGATMSTIDFVTADFPTTYISGGNGDGLTWLQSVPMAQRLRAEGVSVTDLFWPEPHQPALPHEYQFHLDLPEAQQALTATLDFLATATDTASRS; from the coding sequence ATGAGCGAACGTCGTCGTCGCGCGGTGACGCGGTGGACCCTGCTCAGCGCCACGGTCGGGCTGGCCTTCGTCGTGCTCGTCAGGGCGACGCCGTGGCCCTCGGCCCTCCTCATCCGCTCCGTCTTCGAGAAGGGCGGCGCGGAGACCGTCGCCGAGATGACGCCGTACGTGCCGGCCACGGGCGTGGAGTCGCTCGGGGTCTTCTCCTACGCCGACGCCGACGCCGTGCACGGCGGGGCCGCCGCGGACACCACGCTCTCCGCCTTCTCCTCGACGGACCAGGACGGACCGCTGCCCGCCGTAGTGTGGATCCACGGCGGAGCCTGGATCTCGGGGGAGCGGGGCAACGTCGAGCCCTACCTGAAGATCCTCGCCTCGCACGGCTACACGACCATCGGCCTCGACTACACCGTCGGCCCGGAGGCGACCTACCCGACGGCCGTCACCCAGCTGGACACGGCGCTCGGCTACATCGTCGACCACGCGGAGGAGCTGCGAGTGGACCCGCAGCGGATCGTCCTCGCCGGCGACTCCGCGGGCGCGCAGCTCGCGAGCCAGCTGGCCGCGCTGGTGACGAACCCCGAGTACGCAGACCTGCTGGGTCTCCAGCCGAGCCTGCGGCCCGAGCAGCTCGCGGGCGTGATCCTGAACTGCGGCGTGTACGACCTGCGCCGGATGGCCGACCTCACCGGCATCGTCGCCTGGGGCTTCAAGTCGGCCCTGTGGGCCTACACCGGCACGAAGGACTGGTCGTCCACGTACGCCGGCGCGACGATGTCGACCATCGACTTCGTCACAGCCGACTTCCCGACCACCTACATCAGCGGCGGGAACGGCGACGGCCTGACGTGGCTCCAATCCGTGCCGATGGCGCAGCGCCTGAGGGCGGAGGGGGTCAGCGTCACCGACCTGTTCTGGCCCGAGCCCCACCAGCCGGCGCTGCCGCACGAGTACCAGTTCCATCTCGACCTGCCCGAGGCTCAGCAGGCCCTCACCGCCACGCTGGACTTCCTCGCGACCGCGACCGACACCGCTTCCCGCTCATGA
- a CDS encoding aldo/keto reductase — MTTSTLPTTPLGDGLTVSAIGLGAMGMSAYYGSSDERESIATLRHAVDTGVTFIDTAEAYGPFENEKLIARALGDRRDEVVLATKASAETDDDGAIHGRNGTPAYIRRAAERSLRHLGTDVIDLYYLHRVDPQVPIEESVGAMAELVAEGKVRHIGLSEASAATIRRAHAVHPLAAVQSEFSLFARDVLHNDEKATVDELGIGFVAFSPLGRGFLTGDIRSVTDLDPDDARLGLPRFQPDAIAANLALVDRVHTIAAEKGVTSAQIALAWLIAQGVVPIPGTRRRSRLDENTAATRIRLDAVELARLTAALPDDEIVGTRDYVHHEVGIDR; from the coding sequence ATGACCACCTCCACCCTCCCCACCACACCGCTCGGCGACGGCCTGACCGTCTCGGCCATCGGGCTCGGTGCCATGGGCATGAGCGCCTACTACGGTTCCAGCGACGAGCGCGAGTCGATCGCCACCCTGCGCCACGCCGTCGACACCGGGGTGACCTTCATCGACACCGCCGAGGCCTACGGGCCGTTCGAGAACGAGAAGCTCATCGCACGGGCACTCGGCGATCGTCGCGACGAGGTCGTCCTGGCCACCAAGGCGTCGGCGGAGACCGACGACGACGGCGCGATCCACGGCCGCAACGGCACCCCGGCCTACATCCGCAGGGCCGCCGAGCGATCACTCCGTCACCTCGGCACCGACGTGATCGACCTCTACTACCTGCACCGCGTCGACCCGCAGGTGCCGATCGAGGAGAGCGTCGGCGCGATGGCCGAGCTCGTCGCCGAAGGGAAGGTGCGGCACATCGGGCTGTCGGAGGCCTCGGCCGCGACCATCCGTCGGGCGCACGCCGTGCATCCGCTCGCCGCCGTGCAGTCGGAGTTCTCGCTCTTCGCGCGCGACGTGCTGCACAACGACGAGAAAGCCACCGTCGATGAGCTCGGCATCGGCTTCGTTGCGTTCTCACCACTCGGACGGGGATTCCTCACCGGTGACATCCGCTCGGTCACCGACCTCGACCCCGACGACGCTCGACTCGGTCTCCCCCGGTTCCAGCCCGACGCGATCGCCGCCAACCTCGCCCTGGTCGACCGTGTCCACACGATCGCCGCCGAGAAGGGCGTGACCAGCGCGCAGATCGCCCTCGCCTGGCTCATCGCCCAGGGCGTGGTGCCCATCCCCGGCACCCGCCGACGCAGCCGCCTCGACGAGAACACCGCGGCCACGCGCATCCGGCTCGACGCCGTTGAGCTCGCCCGGTTGACGGCGGCCCTACCCGACGACGAGATCGTCGGCACCCGCGACTACGTGCATCACGAGGTGGGCATCGACCGCTGA
- a CDS encoding SDR family oxidoreductase: MRIAVAGGTGTVGRHVVDAARRRGHEVTTLSRATGTDLTTGTGLVEALRGTDAVIDATSISTQSAKASETFFRTVTSHLLEAERSAGVDHHLALSIVGSDRAPFGYYAGKAAQERLVSAGGTPWTILRATQFHEFAAQIYRQIAFGPISLVPKMISQPVAARGVGLRLVELAEHGPSGHAPDLAGPEVLRMGDMVRDYARATGDTGPIWEVPLPGGFGRALRDGTLLAGPGATLGTQTFGDWIADITTRKDTA; encoded by the coding sequence ATGAGAATCGCCGTCGCCGGAGGAACCGGAACGGTGGGTCGCCACGTCGTCGACGCGGCCCGGCGGCGGGGCCATGAAGTGACCACCCTGTCCCGGGCGACCGGAACCGACCTCACCACCGGAACCGGACTCGTCGAAGCGCTGCGCGGGACGGACGCCGTGATCGATGCCACCTCGATCTCGACCCAATCGGCCAAGGCCTCCGAGACGTTCTTCAGAACCGTCACCTCCCACCTGCTCGAGGCGGAACGGTCGGCCGGTGTCGACCATCACCTTGCGCTGTCGATCGTGGGCAGCGACCGGGCGCCCTTCGGCTACTACGCGGGCAAGGCGGCGCAGGAACGGCTGGTTTCGGCCGGCGGCACGCCCTGGACGATCCTCCGCGCGACCCAGTTCCACGAGTTCGCCGCGCAGATCTACCGGCAGATCGCATTCGGCCCGATCTCCCTCGTGCCGAAGATGATCTCCCAGCCGGTCGCCGCCCGCGGCGTCGGCCTGCGCCTCGTCGAGCTCGCCGAACACGGCCCATCCGGTCACGCTCCCGATCTCGCCGGCCCGGAGGTGCTGCGGATGGGCGACATGGTGCGCGACTACGCCCGGGCGACCGGCGACACGGGGCCCATCTGGGAGGTCCCCCTGCCCGGAGGATTCGGCAGGGCCCTCCGCGACGGCACCCTCCTCGCCGGCCCCGGAGCCACGCTCGGCACCCAGACCTTCGGCGACTGGATCGCAGACATCACCACCCGGAAGGACACCGCATGA
- a CDS encoding SDR family oxidoreductase, translating to MEILIVGGNGHVGSRLGARLRELGHTVRIGSRQNGVDAVTGEGLGEAMAGADVVVDVLNTAEMDAAAATAFFQGTTERMLAAEQSTGVGHHVLLSIVGVDRARANGYYAGKVAQENAVRDADVSFSIVRATQFHDFVPTIADWLTVDGSVHAPGMLLQPVAVEDVVDLLAEVATSAPLNDVVAIAGAERYRLDDLLRATLAARADTREVVTVEGTALGADSADSLVPLGAHRTGSHPYPVAVPAVAQ from the coding sequence ATGGAGATCCTCATCGTCGGCGGCAACGGACACGTCGGAAGCCGCCTCGGCGCGAGACTGCGGGAGCTCGGGCACACCGTGCGGATCGGCTCACGGCAGAACGGTGTCGACGCCGTCACCGGGGAGGGCCTCGGGGAGGCGATGGCGGGCGCGGATGTCGTCGTGGACGTGCTCAACACGGCCGAGATGGATGCCGCGGCCGCGACGGCATTCTTCCAGGGCACCACCGAGCGGATGCTCGCGGCCGAGCAGTCGACGGGCGTCGGACACCACGTACTGCTGTCGATCGTGGGGGTCGACCGCGCCCGGGCGAACGGGTACTACGCCGGCAAGGTGGCCCAGGAGAACGCCGTCCGCGATGCGGACGTGTCCTTCTCGATCGTGCGCGCCACCCAGTTCCACGACTTCGTGCCCACCATCGCCGACTGGCTCACGGTCGACGGGTCGGTGCACGCTCCGGGGATGCTGCTGCAGCCCGTGGCCGTCGAGGACGTCGTCGACCTCCTCGCCGAGGTCGCCACGAGCGCGCCCCTTAACGACGTCGTCGCGATCGCCGGCGCTGAGCGCTACCGACTCGATGACCTTCTGCGCGCCACCCTCGCCGCCCGCGCCGACACGCGCGAGGTCGTCACCGTGGAGGGAACCGCGCTCGGCGCCGACTCCGCCGACTCGCTCGTGCCACTCGGCGCCCACCGCACCGGCTCCCACCCCTATCCAGTCGCCGTGCCGGCGGTGGCCCAGTGA
- the sigJ gene encoding RNA polymerase sigma factor SigJ, with protein MVDSVRDDRGVPVAVLDERRRLLAIGYRMLGTLADAEDAVQETYVRWYRMTDAEREAIQNPQGWLTRVMSRVCLDALGSARARRERYVGPWLPEPVPADLFAGTATISSGPGPEDPLDRITLDDEVSTALLIVMESMTPAERVAFVLHDVFAVPFDEIAAIVGRSPAAVRQLATSARRRVREHGAHPRSTREHDDVALAFAAACAGGDLAGLMALLDPSVTLRSDGGGVVSAARRPVLGVSNVARFLLGLFRKSPSFMLEQHRTGDGIAFTALDGGEVRAVVNVNVHGGRVTDVWLQVNPQKLSAWLPSH; from the coding sequence ATGGTCGACAGCGTGCGTGACGACCGCGGGGTGCCCGTGGCAGTGCTCGACGAGCGGCGCCGCCTGCTCGCGATCGGGTATCGGATGCTCGGCACCCTCGCCGACGCCGAGGACGCGGTGCAGGAGACCTACGTGCGCTGGTACCGCATGACCGATGCCGAGCGCGAGGCCATCCAGAACCCGCAGGGCTGGCTGACCCGCGTGATGAGTCGCGTCTGTCTGGACGCCCTGGGCTCCGCCCGCGCCCGCCGCGAACGATATGTAGGTCCCTGGCTCCCCGAACCCGTGCCCGCCGACCTGTTCGCCGGAACCGCGACCATCTCGTCGGGGCCTGGTCCCGAGGACCCTCTCGACCGCATCACCCTCGACGACGAGGTCAGCACCGCGCTGCTGATCGTGATGGAGAGCATGACGCCGGCCGAGCGCGTCGCCTTCGTGCTGCACGACGTGTTCGCGGTGCCCTTCGACGAGATCGCGGCGATCGTGGGGCGCTCGCCCGCCGCGGTGCGGCAGCTCGCCACCTCGGCGCGGCGGCGCGTGCGCGAACACGGTGCCCACCCCCGCAGCACCCGTGAGCACGACGACGTCGCCCTCGCTTTCGCCGCCGCCTGCGCCGGCGGCGACCTCGCCGGTCTGATGGCGCTTCTCGATCCGTCGGTCACGCTGCGATCCGACGGCGGCGGCGTCGTGAGCGCCGCCCGCCGGCCCGTGCTCGGCGTCTCGAACGTGGCGAGGTTCCTGCTCGGGCTCTTCCGCAAGAGCCCGAGCTTCATGCTCGAGCAGCACCGCACCGGCGACGGCATCGCCTTCACCGCCCTCGATGGCGGCGAGGTGCGCGCGGTGGTCAACGTCAACGTGCACGGCGGGCGCGTCACCGACGTGTGGCTGCAAGTCAACCCGCAGAAGCTGAGCGCCTGGCTCCCGTCGCACTGA
- a CDS encoding NAD(P)/FAD-dependent oxidoreductase codes for MKDIVIVGGGYAGFYTAWKLEKALRRGEARVTVIDPRPAMTYQPFLPEVAAGSVEARHVVISFRRHLRRTRLISGAVTRIDHADRRVTVVAQDGEPFDVPYDIVVVTAGAVTRTFPIPGLLEEAIGMKQVEEAVAIRDHILTAFDRASVLPEGPERRKLLTVTFVGGGFSGVEGFGETLSLAHALLGYYPELSEDDVSFHLVEATHRILPEVGEAAGRWVVDHLRSRGGHVHLDAQLQSAVDGHVVLSTGEEYDSGLIVWVAGNAANPVVTSHTDLPLSPRGYLRVRADLRVEGDDGIIPDAWAAGDDAAVPDLTSSAPGALTVPNAQHAVRQGKRLAKNLVAVLRGGEPEDYVHHTLGVVATLGLGRGIFQYKRIVIRGFAGWVMHRGYHVLAVPTWERKIRVLLIWLSALLGGRDIASLGSLTEPRRAFVTGGVVDAPTGGGARSAGEADFGHAEVGEAR; via the coding sequence GTGAAGGACATCGTGATCGTGGGCGGCGGGTACGCCGGTTTCTACACGGCGTGGAAGCTCGAGAAGGCGCTGCGGCGCGGTGAGGCCAGGGTCACCGTCATCGATCCCCGCCCGGCGATGACCTACCAGCCGTTCCTGCCCGAGGTGGCGGCCGGGTCGGTGGAGGCGCGTCACGTCGTGATCTCGTTCCGACGGCATCTGCGGCGCACCCGTCTGATCTCCGGAGCCGTGACGCGCATCGACCACGCCGACCGGCGGGTGACCGTGGTCGCGCAAGACGGTGAGCCGTTCGACGTGCCGTACGACATCGTGGTGGTGACAGCGGGTGCGGTGACGAGGACGTTCCCCATCCCCGGGCTGCTGGAGGAGGCGATCGGCATGAAGCAGGTCGAGGAGGCCGTGGCAATTCGCGACCACATCCTCACCGCCTTCGACCGGGCCTCGGTACTCCCCGAGGGCCCTGAGCGGCGGAAGCTGCTGACGGTCACCTTCGTCGGCGGCGGCTTCTCCGGCGTCGAGGGCTTCGGCGAGACGCTGTCACTCGCCCACGCCCTGCTGGGCTACTACCCGGAGCTCAGCGAGGACGACGTCTCCTTCCACCTCGTCGAGGCGACCCACCGCATCCTGCCCGAGGTGGGCGAAGCCGCCGGACGATGGGTCGTCGATCACCTGCGCTCACGCGGCGGTCACGTGCACCTGGATGCTCAGCTGCAGTCGGCCGTCGACGGCCACGTCGTGCTGTCCACCGGCGAGGAATACGACTCGGGACTGATCGTCTGGGTGGCCGGAAACGCCGCGAACCCCGTCGTGACCAGCCACACCGATCTGCCGCTGAGCCCTCGCGGCTACCTGCGGGTGCGCGCCGACCTGCGGGTGGAGGGCGACGACGGCATCATTCCGGACGCCTGGGCGGCCGGCGACGACGCCGCGGTTCCGGACCTGACCTCCTCGGCGCCCGGCGCTCTGACGGTGCCGAACGCGCAGCACGCCGTGCGGCAGGGCAAGCGCCTGGCGAAGAACCTCGTCGCGGTGCTGCGAGGCGGGGAGCCCGAAGACTACGTGCACCACACCCTCGGTGTCGTCGCCACGCTGGGTCTCGGGCGGGGCATCTTCCAGTACAAGAGGATCGTGATCAGAGGCTTCGCCGGGTGGGTGATGCATCGCGGATACCACGTGCTCGCGGTGCCGACGTGGGAGCGCAAGATCCGGGTGCTGCTGATCTGGTTGAGCGCGCTCCTCGGCGGCCGCGACATCGCCTCACTCGGGTCGCTCACCGAGCCGCGGCGGGCGTTCGTGACCGGCGGGGTGGTGGATGCGCCGACCGGAGGCGGCGCTCGGTCGGCGGGCGAGGCCGACTTCGGGCATGCTGAGGTCGGGGAGGCGAGGTGA
- a CDS encoding efflux RND transporter periplasmic adaptor subunit encodes MDAARRWVFPILRLVLVAVVAVALCKLAFFPDHPAEADLAVPTGEVTAPTVVVAKGSIANDVVVDATVSADPAVPVKATAAGTVDEVFVAEGAAVAAGDVVYDVKVEIERDPADSVDAEGKPLPVRYRYVDVTAPIGGTVSSLGVIEGQTVSIGEATAQVAPPTYSVSGTLAPEQRYRLVSAPTEAQVAITAGPAPFTCSGLRIQNPLQGAGGQGGGSDPSGGSAGGLGATGGGSGGSSTTTVTCPIPDGVTVFPGLTATMTLSGGKADGVLIVPTTAVQGAAQSGTVWVVAPDGTQEERPIGLGLTDGSQVEVTGGLDEGETILQFAPGAAAVVDEGMGGCVSLPSGGSVCGMTP; translated from the coding sequence GTGGACGCGGCACGACGATGGGTGTTCCCGATCCTGAGGCTGGTCCTCGTCGCGGTCGTCGCGGTGGCGCTCTGCAAGCTGGCGTTCTTCCCCGACCACCCCGCTGAGGCCGACCTCGCGGTGCCCACCGGCGAGGTCACCGCCCCGACCGTCGTGGTGGCGAAGGGCAGCATCGCGAACGACGTGGTGGTCGATGCGACGGTGTCGGCGGATCCGGCCGTGCCCGTCAAGGCGACGGCTGCGGGAACGGTCGACGAGGTGTTCGTCGCCGAGGGCGCGGCAGTGGCCGCGGGAGACGTCGTCTACGACGTGAAGGTCGAGATCGAGCGTGATCCGGCCGATTCCGTGGATGCCGAGGGCAAGCCCCTGCCGGTGCGCTACCGGTACGTCGACGTGACCGCCCCCATCGGCGGGACGGTGAGCTCGCTCGGAGTCATCGAGGGGCAGACCGTGTCGATCGGCGAGGCCACCGCCCAGGTCGCGCCGCCCACCTACTCCGTCTCCGGGACGCTCGCGCCCGAGCAGCGCTACCGCCTCGTGAGCGCCCCGACCGAGGCCCAGGTCGCGATCACCGCCGGGCCGGCTCCCTTCACCTGCAGCGGCTTGCGCATCCAGAACCCGCTCCAGGGCGCGGGTGGCCAGGGCGGCGGCTCGGATCCGTCCGGAGGTTCTGCAGGCGGCCTCGGCGCGACCGGCGGCGGCTCGGGGGGATCCTCGACGACGACGGTCACCTGCCCGATCCCCGACGGGGTCACCGTGTTCCCCGGCCTCACCGCGACGATGACGCTCTCGGGCGGCAAGGCCGACGGCGTCCTCATCGTCCCCACCACCGCCGTGCAGGGCGCGGCCCAGAGCGGCACCGTCTGGGTGGTCGCGCCCGACGGCACGCAGGAGGAGCGACCGATCGGCCTCGGGCTGACGGATGGATCACAGGTCGAGGTGACCGGAGGCCTCGACGAGGGCGAGACCATCCTGCAGTTCGCCCCGGGCGCCGCGGCGGTCGTGGACGAGGGGATGGGCGGATGCGTGTCCCTGCCGTCCGGCGGCTCGGTCTGTGGAATGACTCCGTGA
- a CDS encoding ABC transporter ATP-binding protein, with product MTLLRLEQVTRTVLPPDQPALTILDGVDLAVEEGDRISIVGRSGSGKSTLLNILGLLDLPTSGVLEFQDRAVRSYSSGERDRIRGQHIGFVFQQFNLLQGRTALENVATPLLYATGRSFWRRRAIAAEMLEQVGLAHRLDSLPERLSGGEQQRVAIARALVRGPRLILADEPTGALDLDTGQSVMAVVEEVATRTGAALIVITHDPTIAATARTRYRLDRGVLSSAETGAEAA from the coding sequence GTGACGCTGCTCCGTCTCGAGCAGGTCACCCGCACGGTCCTGCCGCCCGACCAGCCCGCGCTCACCATCCTCGACGGCGTCGACCTCGCCGTCGAGGAGGGCGACCGCATCTCGATCGTCGGCCGCTCCGGATCGGGGAAGTCGACGCTGCTCAACATCCTCGGCCTCCTCGACCTGCCCACGAGCGGGGTCCTCGAGTTCCAGGACCGCGCGGTGCGGAGCTACTCCAGCGGCGAGCGGGACCGGATCCGCGGGCAGCACATCGGGTTCGTGTTCCAGCAGTTCAACCTCCTCCAGGGGCGGACCGCCCTCGAGAACGTCGCGACGCCGCTGCTTTACGCGACCGGCAGGTCGTTCTGGCGCCGCCGTGCGATCGCCGCGGAGATGCTCGAGCAGGTCGGTCTCGCTCACCGCCTCGACTCCCTCCCTGAGCGACTCTCCGGCGGCGAGCAGCAGCGGGTCGCGATCGCTCGGGCGCTCGTGCGAGGACCGCGGCTCATCCTCGCCGATGAGCCGACTGGAGCACTCGACCTCGACACGGGCCAGAGCGTGATGGCGGTGGTGGAGGAGGTGGCCACGCGGACGGGCGCTGCCCTCATCGTCATCACGCACGACCCCACCATCGCGGCGACCGCGCGGACCAGGTACCGGCTCGACCGCGGGGTCCTCAGCTCAGCCGAGACAGGGGCGGAGGCGGCATGA
- a CDS encoding ABC transporter permease produces MSILTALVGAVVEAWQELRIHRTRVLLSLIGVAVAVCSLTTVVALGAVLQQVSTEQAERSSGRPATLYVGAYTTDGSEIDPERMQQAWTDVVERYDITYATRVVSATVPVDSPSGVLTVGTQAVDQPYGEIHRVRISEGAWFSRDAASMLAPQVIVNQVFWDRLGRPDLLTHPTLSLGGPKGTTAVIVGVYPSASWETQPAMFMLADQLARYQEVAEQTRPAQDPNAGFPPQYELWVPEGDWQTLADAVKRDISAVLGGGVEVDVNRQDAAQFGDDAFLVARLVVGGIAVLVLLLGALGLVNIALVTVRQRIREIGIRRSFGATAGRVFFAVMMESVVATVIAGALGVVAAILLVQSPFVRDAIGQGVISDFPPFPVDAALLGLVAATAVGAVAGLLPALVAVRVKVIDAIRY; encoded by the coding sequence ATGAGCATCCTCACCGCTCTGGTGGGAGCCGTCGTCGAGGCGTGGCAGGAGCTCAGGATCCATCGCACGCGTGTGCTGCTCTCCCTCATCGGCGTCGCTGTCGCCGTGTGCTCGCTGACCACCGTCGTGGCCCTCGGGGCCGTCCTGCAGCAGGTGTCGACCGAGCAGGCCGAGCGGTCGAGCGGTCGCCCCGCGACGCTCTACGTCGGGGCCTACACCACCGACGGGAGCGAGATCGACCCCGAGCGGATGCAGCAGGCGTGGACGGATGTCGTCGAGCGGTACGACATCACGTACGCGACCCGCGTGGTGAGCGCGACGGTCCCGGTCGACTCCCCGTCAGGGGTCCTCACGGTGGGCACGCAGGCCGTGGACCAGCCCTACGGCGAGATCCACCGGGTGCGGATCAGCGAGGGCGCCTGGTTCTCGCGCGACGCCGCGAGCATGCTGGCGCCCCAGGTCATCGTGAACCAGGTGTTCTGGGACCGCCTCGGCCGGCCCGACCTGCTCACGCATCCGACGCTGAGCCTAGGCGGCCCGAAGGGCACGACCGCGGTGATCGTCGGGGTGTATCCGTCGGCGTCGTGGGAGACGCAGCCCGCGATGTTCATGCTGGCCGATCAGCTGGCCCGCTATCAGGAGGTGGCCGAGCAGACCAGGCCGGCGCAGGACCCGAACGCGGGCTTCCCGCCGCAGTACGAGCTCTGGGTCCCGGAGGGCGACTGGCAGACGCTGGCCGACGCCGTCAAGCGCGACATCTCCGCCGTGCTCGGCGGAGGCGTCGAGGTCGACGTGAACCGGCAGGATGCGGCTCAGTTCGGCGACGACGCGTTCCTCGTCGCGCGCCTGGTCGTCGGCGGGATCGCGGTGCTCGTCCTGCTGCTGGGCGCGCTCGGACTGGTGAACATCGCCCTCGTGACCGTCCGCCAGAGGATCCGCGAGATCGGGATCCGGCGCTCGTTCGGCGCGACCGCGGGACGGGTGTTCTTCGCGGTGATGATGGAGAGCGTCGTGGCCACGGTGATCGCCGGCGCCCTCGGAGTGGTGGCCGCGATCCTGCTCGTGCAGAGCCCCTTCGTGCGCGACGCGATCGGGCAGGGCGTGATCAGCGACTTCCCGCCGTTCCCGGTCGACGCGGCCCTCCTCGGCCTGGTGGCCGCCACCGCGGTCGGTGCGGTGGCGGGGCTGCTCCCCGCGCTCGTCGCGGTCCGCGTGAAGGTGATCGACGCCATCCGCTACTGA
- a CDS encoding response regulator, which yields MTDAIGVLVVEDDEHTREVNARFVERVPGFVLAATAPDANSALRTLRADRDSGHPEISLVLLDMNLPDGHGLDVCRRLRASAIDIDVIAVTAASDVATVRAAVSLGIVQYLIKPFTFASFTERLEGYREFVTGVDATGTATQSEIDHAFASLRRGSSASALAKGLSDETMSRVLAVVRGESEVSATEVAARAGLSRVSARRYLEHLVDAGALSRSTHQNGPGRPEIRYARTR from the coding sequence ATGACCGACGCGATCGGCGTGCTCGTGGTCGAGGACGACGAGCACACCCGGGAGGTCAACGCGCGCTTCGTCGAGCGCGTCCCCGGCTTCGTCCTGGCCGCGACGGCGCCCGACGCCAACAGCGCGCTGCGGACGCTCCGTGCGGACCGGGACTCCGGGCATCCCGAGATCTCGCTCGTCCTCCTCGACATGAACCTGCCGGACGGGCACGGTCTCGACGTGTGCCGTCGACTGCGCGCCTCCGCGATCGACATCGACGTGATCGCGGTCACGGCGGCGAGCGACGTGGCGACCGTGCGGGCAGCAGTGTCGCTCGGCATCGTGCAGTACCTGATCAAGCCGTTCACGTTCGCGTCCTTCACCGAGAGACTGGAGGGGTATCGGGAGTTCGTCACCGGCGTGGACGCCACGGGGACGGCGACGCAGTCCGAGATCGACCACGCGTTCGCGTCGCTTCGACGAGGGTCCTCCGCGTCCGCCCTGGCGAAGGGCCTGTCCGACGAGACGATGTCCCGTGTCCTGGCCGTCGTGCGGGGCGAGTCGGAGGTGTCCGCCACGGAGGTCGCCGCGCGCGCGGGCCTCTCGCGGGTCTCCGCCCGCCGCTACCTCGAGCACCTCGTCGACGCGGGGGCGCTGAGCAGATCGACCCACCAGAACGGCCCGGGCCGCCCCGAGATCCGCTACGCCCGCACCCGCTGA